A section of the Humulus lupulus chromosome 2, drHumLupu1.1, whole genome shotgun sequence genome encodes:
- the LOC133816652 gene encoding probable aspartic proteinase GIP2 — MSSNSFHHLLFCSLLLLIISPSISQTISFRPKALVLQVTKDSATHQYYTHITQRTPPVQIKVAIDLGGEFLWVDCEKGYNSSTKKPVPCRSAQCNLAKSNACSINGNQSEDVCGEFPHNPFISTITSGELSQDIIYIQSTNGSRPGKVVSVPKFIFTCAPTFISEGLASGAVGVAGLGRNTIALPSLFSAAFSFPKKLAVCLSSTNGVVFFGNSPYELSPGIDVSKSLTYTPLIRNPVNLIGGSVGESSSEYFIGVKSIKVDGKPVSVNSSLLSFDVDGNGGTKISTVDPYTTLETSIYNTVVNAFVNALAVRNVHKVAAVAPFGACFNAKDIGLSRAGPMVPPIEFVLQSEKVVWRVTGANSMVRVSNEVLCLGFVDGGPLHFVGWGIKSTPTAIVIGGHQIEDNLLQFDLATSRLGFSSSLLSRQLSCSNFKFN; from the coding sequence ATGTCTTCCAACTCATTTCATCACCTTCTCTTTTGCTCTCTTCTCCTTCTAATTATCTCTCCCTCCATATCCCAAACCATATCGTTCCGACCCAAAGCTCTTGTTCTCCAAGTCACCAAAGACTCCGCCACCCACCAATACTACACCCACATCACCCAAAGAACTCCACCAGTTCAGATCAAAGTAGCCATTGATCTCGGCGGTGAATTCCTCTGGGTGGATTGTGAAAAGGGCTATAACTCCTCCACCAAGAAACCCGTCCCATGCCGATCAGCTCAATGCAACCTTGCCAAGTCCAATGCTTGCTCTATAAACGGTAACCAATCAGAGGATGTATGCGGTGAGTTTCCTCATAACCCTTTTATTAGCACTATCACCAGTGGTGAACTCTCCCAAGACATCATCTATATCCAATCTACCAACGGATCCCGCCCTGGAAAAGTAGTTTCCGTACCCAAGTTTATCTTCACTTGTGCTCCTACATTCATCTCAGAAGGCCTCGCGAGTGGCGCCGTCGGTGTTGCCGGCCTTGGAAGGAACACAATCGCTCTTCCTTCTTTGTTCTCTGCTGCTTTCAGCTTTCCAAAGAAGCTTGCCGTTTGTTTGTCGTCCACAAACGGCGTCGTTTTCTTTGGCAACAGCCCATACGAGTTGTCTCCTGGAATTGACGTTTCCAAGTCTTTAACATACACTCCGCTCATCCGCAACCCTGTAAATCTCATAGGTGGCTCCGTAGGCGAGTCATCATCCGAGTACTTCATCGGAGTGAAATCCATTAAGGTCGACGGAAAGCCAGTGTCGGTGAATAGTTCATTGCTATCCTTTGACGTTGATGGTAATGGCGGAACAAAGATCAGCACCGTTGATCCATACACAACATTGGAAACTTCTATATACAATACTGTAGTAAATGCCTTCGTTAATGCGCTTGCTGTCCGTAACGTGCACAAAGTTGCAGCGGTGGCCCCCTTCGGCGCATGCTTTAACGCCAAGGACATCGGCCTCAGCCGAGCCGGGCCCATGGTGCCTCCGATTGAGTTTGTGCTGCAGAGTGAGAAAGTTGTGTGGAGAGTTACCGGTGCCAACTCGATGGTTAGGGTTAGTAATGAGGTGTTGTGCCTTGGATTCGTTGACGGTGGTCCACTTCACTTCGTTGGCTGGGGTATTAAGTCTACCCCAACTGCTATTGTGATTGGAGGGCATCAAATTGAGGACAATCTTCTTCAGTTTGATTTGGCTACCTCCAGACTTGGTTTCAGCTCCTCCCTTCTGTCTAGACAGTTATCTTGCTCCAACTTTAAATTCAACTGA